Below is a window of Streptomyces sp. ITFR-16 DNA.
AGTCGGTCAACTCGGTCAACTTCCTTGATAGGCAGGAGATTCGGCAGCTGCCTGCCCCACCATGGGGAGCGCGAAGTGGTCGACGAACCCCTGGGACGCGAGGTGGTCGCACGTGGCACAGCAGGCAGGGGGACCGAACGCCGTGCTGTCGGGCTGCCTCGACGAACTCGGATGGAGCCCCAAGGCGCTTGCTCGCAAGCTCAACCGGGTGTTCGGAGCGGGCACCGTCGCTGAGTCGGCGCCGTACCACTGGAGGGACGGCGGTTCCCTTCCGCGTTCGCCGTTGCCGATGATGGCTGCCTACGTGCTCTCCCAGGAACTGGGCAGAGCCATCTCGGTGGCCGAACTGTGGCAAGGCCGCGCGGGCGACTCCTCGGCTCTCGTCCCTGCGGACACGGATCTCGCACGGCCCTGGACCGTGCAGGGCATGGAGGCGATCGTGGAAGACTGGGTGATGGGAGGGCTCGTCGACCGACGTCGATTCCTTGCGATCTCGGGCGCGGGGCTACTCGCGATCGTCGCCCAGTACCTTGACGGAACGGCAGGCCGAGGCCAGTACGCGCCCCGGATAGCTCCGTCGAACGGCGCCGATCCGCTTGTCGACCAGGTTGAGCAGCACCTGCCCATGCTCCAGTTGCTTGATGACGAGCACGGAGGAGCGCGACATCTCCCTTACGTAGGTGCTCAGTTCCGTGCGGTGGGACTACTCATTCACGATGGTGGTCACTCGCCCGTCGTGACAAGCAGGCTTATCCGCGCGCTCGCGGAGATCGGCCAGCTGGCCGGCTGGATGGCCTTCGACGCCGCCGATCACGGCCTGGCACAGCGCTACTTCGCCACGGCACTGCGAGCCGCGCATCAGGCCAACGACCTTCCTTTGTGCGCCCATATCCTCGGCGACCTCTCCTTCCAGGCAGCGAGCCGAGGACACCCAGCGGACGCAATCGCCCTCGGCGAGGCTGCCCGCCGCGCCAGCGAAGCCGCTCCGCCCGCCGCCCGGGCATCCGTCCTTTCCCGGCTCGCCTATGCGTATGCCGCCGCCGGCCGTGACAACGACTTCGCGCACACCCGCGGCTCTGCCCGAGAACTGATCGCAAGTCGTGACGGCAGCCAGGAAGAGCCCCGGTGGATGTACTTCCTGACCGACAACCACCTGGACTGCCAGGCCGGCTACGGCTTCATCCAGATGGGGCGCGCGCGGCAGAAGGCCGACGGCAGCACGAAGGCCCGACGATTCCTCGCGCAGGGGACCGAGATGCTCCGGTCCGGGGCATACGACGTTCCGCGTGGCGATCCCAGCCAACGGAGGGCCATGTTCGAAGGTGCCTGGCTGGCCTTGGGGCACAGCGCTCACGGAGACCTGGAGGCGGCCTGCGAGATCGGACAGATCGCGGCTGACCGCCTTGGCGTCGTGTGTTCACCGAGGAGCGCCGCCCTACTGCACCAGCTTGCCGCGGACCTCCGCCGCCGCCAGCGCAACCCGCATGTCCGCAGCTTCCTGCCGGTCCTCGAAGACGCCCTCGCCCGACATGCTCCATCCTCGCCACCCGGCCGTTAATGTCGAGATCATGAACGCAGGGGAGCGCGTTGTCGTTGTCGGGGCTGGGGTGGCAGGACTGACCTCCGCCGTCGTTCTCGCCGAGGCCGGGGCCTTGGTGCGAGTGATCGCCGAGCAGGTGCCCGGTGCCACCTCGCTGGCCGCCGGAGCGATGTGGGGCCCGTACCTGGTAGAGCCGAAGGACAAGGTCGACCGGTGGGGGCAGCGGTCCCTGGAGGTATTCCGGGAGCTGGCCGAGGACCGGGCCACAGGTGTCCGGCTCACCAGCGGCATCGAGGCATCGCGTACGGCCGAGTCTCCACCGGACTGGGCTACGACCCTGCCGGGATTCCGGCCGTGCGAGCCGACCGAGCTTCCGACCGGGTTCACCGCCGGGTACCGGTTCACAGTGCCTCTGATCGACATGCCCGCATATCTCGACTACCTCCTGCGCCGGCTGCATGCAGCGGGCGGGACGGTTGAGCAGCGATGTCTGGCCTCGTTCGCGGACGTCGGTCCGGCCACCGTGATCGTCAACTGCACGGGCATGGGGGCCCGCGGCCTGGTCCTGGATCCGGAACTGCGGCCGATTCGCGGCCAGCACGTAGTCGTCACCAACCCGGGGCTCACCGAGTTCTTTTCCGAGGACACCGGTACGTCACCGGATCTGTTGTGCTTCTACCCGCATGGAGAGACCGTCGTCCTGGGCGGCACAGCCATCGACGGCGAAGGCAGCCTCGCCCCAGACGGCAAGGCGGCGGCTGGCATTCTCGCTCGATGCGTCAAGGTCGAACCCCGCCTCGCCCGTGCGCGTGTCCTGGAGCACCGGATCGGCGCTCGGCCGACCCGTTCTACGGTCCGCGTGGAGGCGGAGCGGGGGGAGGGCGATGCGCTGGTCGTGCACAACTACGGTCACGGGGGTGCCGGTGTCACTCTGTCGTGGGGGTGCGCCGAGGAGGTTCGGGATTTGCTTGCTCCGAAGTGACTCTGGATCTGCGGCCGCCATATCACTCGCTTCGTGCGGCCACCTTGGAGGGACGACGTGACTCAACTGAATGCGAGGCAGCGACCGGGCATTGCCGCGGCGATCGTCGTTCATGAGGGGCGGGTCCTCATGGTGCGTCGTCGGGTCAATGAGGGACAGCTGTCCTGGCAGTTCCCTGCCGGTGAGGTTGAGCCCGGAGAGACACGCGAGGGCGCCGCTGTGCGCGAAACCCGGGAGGAGACTGGCCTGACCGTCTCCGCAGCGAAGCTGCTCGGCGAGCGGGTCCACCCGAAGACGGGTCGGCTGATGTCATACACAGCCTGCGACGTGCTGAGCGGTACTGCCTACGTCGCAGACACCGAGGAGCTGGCCGAGCTCGCGTGGGTGGCCCATGGCGAGATCGTGCAGTACGTACCGTATGGGCTGTTCGAGCCCGTACAGGCTTACCTCGACGCAGCACTGCTGTAAAGGGTTGGCGCGCGGGCCCGGAAGCTGGTCGTATACGCGTCATGAGCCGTCTGAGAGAGTCCGTTACCAGTGTCATGCACATCCTCGATGGAGCGGACCTGGGCGCGGACTATGCGGTCTCGCAGTTGCTCGACGAGACAACCGCCCGGCGCTCCCTGGATCTCTCCGACCTCTCCCCCCAGGAGCAAGCCGCGCTGGTAGAGGGGCGCGCCATCAACCTGATCCCCTCGGCTGCGGTACTCGCCGAGAAGATCGAAGCCGCGCGGTCTGAGGGGCGCCAGTTCGTCATCAAGTACGGCATCGACCCGACCTCGCCCGACGTCCACCTCGGCCATGCGGTGCCGATCATCATCGCCAGCCGGTTGCAGCGCATGGGTCACCACGTCGTCTTCATCATCGGCGACGTGACGGCGAAGATCGGTGACCCCTCGGGACGCTCCTCGGAACGACCGGCTCTCACCGACGAGGACATCGCCCGCAACCTGAGCACGTACCAGCAGCAGGTCACACCGTTCATCGACTTTGAGCGTGCCGACCTGCGCTTCAACGGTGAGTGGCTCAACAAGGTAAGTCTCCCGCAGCTCGTCGAGATCCTCGCCCGAGTGCCCGTCTCCATGTCGTTGCAGCGTGAGGACTTCCGCACGCGGCTCGCAGAGGGGCAGGGCCTGTCCATCGCCGAGTTCGTCTACTCCGTCGTCATGGCGATGGACTCGGTCGCCATCACTGCCGACGTTGAACTGGGTGGAGTCGACCAGCTGCTGAATCTGCAGATGTGCCGCAAGGTCATGGAGATCTCGGAGCAGACGCCCGAGGTCGTCATCACCACTCCGCTCATCGAAGGGACCGACGGCACGGGCTCCAAGATGAGCAAGAGTAAGGGCAACTACGTGGGCCTGACAGCAACGCCCGATGACGTCTACGGCCGGCTGATGTCCATCCCCGACCACCTGACCGAGCCGTACCTTCAGCTCCTCACCGAGTGGACGGACGACGAGATCCGCGTGGTGACCAAGCGCCTGGAGGACGGGACCGCTCACCCGATGGCCGTCAAGCGGATCCTCGCCGGAGAGGTGGTAGCCGCCCTGCACGGCCCGCATGTCGCGGCCGCCGCCCGCGCGGAGTTCACAGCTCGCTTCTCAAAGCGGTCCTTCGGGGACACCCAGAACCTCCCCGTTGTCTCCCTGAAGGAGCACTCCGAGGACACCCTCGGGGCCCTGATCAGCCGCACGCTGGACTTCGCCCCCAGCATCTCCGCCGTGCGCCGTGTGGCTCAGCAGAAGGGCCTGCGTCTTATCCGTGAGGCAGACGGAGAGCAGCAGACCACCCAGCTCACGGAGGCGTCCGTCCAGCAGGCGCTCGGCGCAGTGGTGAGCGAGGTTGGGGCACTCGACGGCGCCGCGCTGTACCTCAAGGTGGGTCGCAAGGTGGCTCGCATCGAAGCCTGAGATTCAAACCAGGCGCCGGCCCACATCGGCGGGTCGGCGCCGTTCTGCTTGGTCTCTGTGCGACGCGGTGCAGCCGAGTTGTACGTGCACGATGCGCGACTCCTCCAAAGCGGGCCTACCACCCAACGACGACCTCGTTCATGGCGTTCCACCGCGTTTGTACCCGACCCACAACCGCCCGCCGGCCTGCTCCAGCACCTCGTCCACGGCTGCCACGAGGGACTCAATCCGCCCCTCCAATACTTCACGCAGGCCATCGTGCAGCCGCATGCTGAGCCCCGGCGCTGTGGTCTCAAGACGGCGTGCGAGCCACTTGCCGCCTCCGTTCCAGGATCCGCCGAAAGCCAGCGCCAACTCGCCGGTTCGCCTGACAAGTTCGGTGCCTATGAACAGCCGTTCGCTCTGGTCGGTGCTCCCCGCGAGGTCGTCGAGGAGGTCGGTGATCGCGTAGCGGCAGCCATCGATCTCTTCGGTCGACACCTTGGGCGGTCCCGCCGCGGTCAGCTTCCGGGCCTCAGCGGCGATGTAGGCGCCGACTCCGTCGTGGTCGAAGAGCAGGATCCCGTCGGCGCACATCCAGAGCAGCGGTGATCTGCGCTTTCGTACTTCTCGTTCGACGAATGCGTGCCATGTTGCCTCGGTGTGCACGAACATCTCCACGGGCCACTCACCGTGCTGGACGCTTGCCCGGTACGGGGCTGGGGGTCCATGGAGGAGCACCACGATGTCGAGGTCGGACATCGCCGTGCGGCGGTCCGTTACGACGCTGCCTCCGAGGAAGGCGGCCCGGGCGTCGGGGTGGTGCTCCTTGATAACGGCACGTGCGGCGTCGATCGCATCCATGCAGCAACTATTCAGCACTCTGTCTGTCGTGCGCACCGGGTTTCTATGGGGATACGGCAGAGCTGTCCCCAGGGGGAATGCTGCTCCATCTGGCATGTCTCCAGGCCAGTGGGCCCGTGTCTGCGGGCGAGAAGTCGGCGAATGGTCTCAGGGTCGTGGCCTTGGCCTCCGTCTGCGCTGATATTGACGCGGGACGGGGTTGACGGCCCCTACGCGGCGCCTCCGGCGACGTACGAGCGCCGCCCGTGGCCTAGTTCGCCGGGGGCAGACAGGAAAGAGTCACGAAAGACTGGCCAGCGAGTGCAGAGGGATGTCAACGTAGACGACCTGCCAGAACCCCAGGTCAGAGCGCTGGTCGGCGCGCCTGTGGCTCCCCTGGCCGCAGCTTCTCCACTCGTCTATCTGCTGGAGGCGCGACGCCGACAGCGGGGTCGGGCGCCTGCCGCCCGAGGTCGCCGTCGCCATGAACCGGCAGGCTCCCGTCCAGGCGCTGCCGCGCCGCGTTGCCGGCGCCCAGTACACCCGAACCCGGCTCTTGGAGGCACTCCTGAATCCGCGCTACCCGTTCGATCCCTCTTTCGCGGCTGGCGCTCTTCCCGCGTACTGGGTCAGCCCCCGACACCTGGCTGGCGATGACGGTCGTCTCTGCGATGTCGTCGCGGACAGCCTCGCAGGTCTGGGCTGGACGAGTCTGACAGCCGTGCGAGGACGGCGAGACTTCGATGAGCTGGGAGATCACCACGTGGTGCGCAGCACCGTCCTGCACATCAGTCCCGACGCTCTTCGGTGGGCACAGTGGGTGCTGGCGGACGAGCCGTTTCACCTCGGTGGCCTGCCGGTCGCGTGGCAGGTCTCGGCCCGCTCGGACACCACCAGTTCGCTCGCGGACTGGTCCGCCTACTTCACCCCAGGCGTACCGGGAGAGGCCATCACCGAGTTCCTCCTGGCGCTCGACCAATGCAGCCAGCCCACCACCTTGTACGACGGTCCCGAACTGGTCCTCGCTACGGCCGCCGGGAACGGTTGGCTCCGGGACGCCGACCAGCCCCACGCGGCGGCGATGCACCCCACCTTCACCGCCCGCCTCAGCCTCGGCGAGGTGCCGCCCCTCATTCAGGATGCCGACCCCAGCGCCCTGACCGCCGAGGGGGACGGGCAGGTGGCGATGGGCTGGCAGGCGTGGGCTGAGCCTGCAATGGGGGCTCCGTACCTGTGGGCCGCCTCATTCAGCGCGAGCGTGCCGCACCGTTTGGTCGCCGCGTTCGCCTTCTCGCTCAGCTCCACGGCACCGGTACTGCGCCGGGTGCTGCCGGAAAGTACGCGGGACCAGATCCTGTGTGCTCCCGCCAACTGAGAAGCGCCCCACTCCGCGTAACGAAGCCGGGCCTCCCGTCTGGGAGGCCCGGCTTTGTGGTGCTCTAGCAGGTTTTATGTGTAGCGGACCTGTGGTTGCTGGGGCGGAACCGTGTCAGCACTGGGGGCCATACCCCACTTGTTGGCACCGCTGAGCGACGGTGCCTATCTGATCTCTCGTCGCTCCGATCGCTGAGGCTGGCAGACACGCCGGCCAGGCCGATTCCTCGCCCTGGTCGAACAACGACGCGGCCCTTCGTCAGAAGGTGTTGGCGGTGAAGGGGCGCGGGGGTGTGGCTACGAGGCCGAGCAGGCGGTTGAACTCCGTCCGGTCCTCTTCGCTCATGAGCTCGTGGGCGTTGCCGAGGTTCTTCACGGTGAGCTGCTGCATGAACGGGGCGAGGAGGCGCTGCAGTGCTTCCGGGGCGTCAGCCCATGCCTGCCGGTGCTTCACGAAGCGCTTGAACTGCGCGTCGAAATCGAGGAACTCGCTGCGAGTCGCTGTGAGGACATGAGCCTGTTCCTCCTTGCTGAACGGCCGTCCATCGCGATGGCTCCACGTGTTGGTGTCGGCTCGGTACTTGAAGTCCGCGTCGGCGAGGAGGGCGATGATGTCGGGTCGGGATGAGGTTGCGGTCATACGGGTGTGACGCTCCTTGTGGGATTGGATGGGGAGCATCAATCGTCTGGAGAATCGCCGGTTGGGCTAACCGGCGATCGTCGGCTATGTTGCGCCCGATTCCCCGGGTCAGTGCCTGCGGCTGGAGTGGTTCGACGCCTGAGCCGCGGACGGTGTGGCGGAGGCCGGTGTCGGGATGTGCCGGCCGTCTCGGGCGCCTGCGGTCTGGAGGCTTTCGGGTGCCGCTGCGGGCAGGTGGGCGCTGCGGCGTAGGCGCCAGACGAGGACATCGCTGATGGAGTCGGCGCTGCGGAGCTCGCGTCGCCGGGCGGCGTCGGCGAGCAGTGCGCCGGGGTCGTGGCCCGCTTGGCGGGCGTCGGTGAGGGTGGCAGCCAGGGCGGGCCAGCCGGGCTCGGCCTGGATCCGTTCGGCGAGCTCTGGCAGTGCCTGGTGCAGGAGATCGGCTTGCCGCTCTCGAATACGCGGTGCCATCCGCTGGCCTCGCTGGCGGAGGGCGGCGATGGGGTGGGCCGCAGCAGCCTGGTAGGCGGTGCGTAGGTGTTCGGCGGCTTGCTGGGCTGCGGCTGCCTGCTGGCTGTGGTGCCTTTTGGCGTGCCAGTTCGCTGCGGCGATGGCGAGGAAGATGGCCATGTCGATGACCATCGCCGTGGTGGCTCCGTCTTCGCCGCGGCCGAGTGCGGGGCCACTGTGGACGAGATCGTGTGCGGCCTGCCGCAGAGCGTGGTCATGCCCGCGTACGGCGCGGACATGGGAGCGGCCGGCCCGCTCGAATGCGTTGGCCGCCTCCCGCAGTTCCGCACGGGTGTGCGCGGCAGAGGTCTTGGCGAGCGCGTCCAGGACCTCACCCGCTGCGGCGATCTGTGCTGCCGTCATGCCGTCGTCGCCGTGGTCGATGATCAGTAGGGCCTGCCAGCTGGCGGCCGACGCCCGGCGCCGAGCGAACGCGGGATGGGTCACCTGCGGCAGGGTGGGCTGCACCGGCTCGGAGCCGCTGGAACCGGCCTCGGAGACCGCCTCTGCTTGGAGGGACCAGCGTTCGCGGATGCGGGGCAGGGACAGGTCGGGTGCGAGGGTGGAGCCGGCGTAGAAGACCGGATCGTCGTCCTTGTTGCGGTCACCGGGCAGCGCGACCTTGTAGCCGAGCAGGTCGCCCGAGGGTGCGGTCCGCTTGCGGATCAGAAGGCCGTCGGCGGCCAGACGGTCGAAGAACTCATCTGTGGATGCGGCGCCGGCCGATGCGCCGCGCACGGTTTCGCGCAGTTCCTCCCGCACCGTGCGTTCTCGCCCTTGGCGTTCGGCTTTGTGGCGCTCGGCGCTGGTGGGGCGTTTGGCCGCGGTGCCGTCGCCGGGGGTCACGCGGTGCAGGTCGTAGTCGGCTTCGATGCGGCGGGCTTCGGCCTGGGCGCGTTGGCCGGAGCGGTGGTGGTCGGGACGGCGGCCGTTCTCGCGTACGAGGGTGGCGATGACGTGGATGTGGTCGTCGGCGTGGCGGACGGCGGCCCACCGGCACCCGGCGTCGTCTGGGCCGCCGGAGTCTATGCCGGTGGCGGCCACGATGCGGCGGGCGATGGCGCCCCACTCCTCGTCCCTCAGGATGCGGTCGGTGCGTGCTGCGCGGACGGAGCAGTGCCACACGTGCTGGTCGGGCCGCTGGTCTGCGTCGAGGAGGTGCAGCGGCTGGTCGAGAAGCCGCTGGAGGTCTTCCTTCGTCGCGGAGGGGTCGCGGCCGGGGTCAGGCGCCATGTCGTCGAAGGAAGCGACCAGGTGCGGGTCGACGTGCTCTTCGCGGGTGCCCTTGCCGTAGAGGTAGTTGAGCAGGCCGCGGGTGCTGCTGCCTTGCTTGTGGATGCGGGGGATCAAGCGGCCTCGTCTAGCTGTCGGTTGTTGATCCGCTCAACGGCCGCCCTGGTGGCGGTGGCCGCGCGGCGGACGTAGGTGAGGGTTTCCTCGATGCGGGCGCTGTCGATGTCGCCGCCCGAGTTGAGTGTCTTGGTCATCTGGTTGAGGTTGCTGCCGGCCCAGCCGAGCTTGCGGCTGGTGGCGAAGAGCTCGGTGAGCACGTCGTGGTCGGCGGCGATGGTTGCGGCGGTGCGGGTCTGGTCGCGGGCGGCGGCCAGGGCGGAGTGGGCGAGGAATCCGGCGATACTCATGCCGACGGCATCGGCGCCGGCCTGGATGAGAGCGCGTTCGCGTTCGTTGAGTCGGACGCTGTGGGCGGGGCGCTGCTTCTTGTCGCGCGGGCGGGATTTGCCCTTGGTCAGGCGCGTGTGGCCGGCCGTACGTGGCTGCGAACCGCCCTCGGTCGCAGCCTTCCCGTCCGGCGCCCCCTGGCGCTGGTCGGGCCCCGCCACCCCTGGGGCGGGGTCGGGTTCGGACGCTCCCCCTGCGGGGGAGTGTCCGAACCTCCAACTTGCTCCGCTTTGGGCTGGCGTGGCTTGGGGCGCGTTCTGATGCTCTGGGCTGTGGGTGCACGAATCCTGCATGGAGAGCAGCTCCTGGTTGAGGGGAGAGGGCAGCGGACAAGGTCGACGTACGGGCAGCGTCCCCAACGCCCGCTGGTTCGAGCGGTGAGTCGCGAGGGAGGGCCGTGCGTGCCTGGTCAAGCGGTGCCAATGGGGCGGGGCCGTGGGACCAGACGGGGTGCTGGTCCCACGGCCTCCGTTCGGCGTTCAGGGCTGACCGGATATCCGGTCAGCCCGTGGGGACGGCGGTCTCGCAACCCTGCTCTGCGGCCAGGAGGGCCTTGAGTTCGGTGAGCCTGTCCTCGGAGATGGGGAGTTCGGCCTCACGGATGGCGTTCCGTAGCACGGCGCGGGTGGCTGTTCCGTGCATGGCGATGGCCGCGCGGCCGATCGCCAGGAGTTCGTCCATCTCGGCACCGGGAGGACGTCCGTAGCGTTGCGCCGCAGGGACGCCGTCCTCGTGGGACGGCTCGGTGGTCTCGCGGGTGGGGACCGAATCGTGCAGGGGAAGTTGGTTCTGCACGGATCGAGGAGGCAGGGACTCAAGACGAAGGTTGGAGTCGGCGTGCTCCCCGGCTTCCTCGCTCGTCAAGTCGAAACCTGCACCCGATCGGCTGCGCGGCGGAGTCGTCTCGACATGGCGCATGGCGCCTTCGTTCGGAGGGAAGGCGTTCCAAGGCGATGGCAGTTCGATCGTGGCCAGAGCTGTCGCGTGACGGCGGACGGCAAGCTGGTGCAGCAGCACTTCGCGCTGGCGCTGGTCGATTCCCACAGACGCTTGGGCGACGGCGCGGGAAAGCCGTCGCGCGGTTCGCCGGCCTCGCCAGCCGGCGCGCTGCTTCGGGGTTCGCTCCGCAAGGTGCGCGGCCAGGGCGACGGCCCTGCGGGTGGCACGGTCGCGGCTGATCTGCGCTGCGTCACGATCGTGTTCGGCGACCCCCAGGCGCGAGAGGCCGCGTTCGCGTACTTCGCGACCTATCCGGGCGAGGAGGCTGTGGGAGGCAGCCTCGGGCGTGCGGATGCGTAGTTCGATGCCCATGGCCTGATGCCACAGCAGTGCGGCCATGACCGGTCCCACGAAGGCCCGCACCGTGCCGCCGACCACACCCGACTCGGCGTACGCGGGGATCACCTGTACAGCGGTGATCACCCAGGTCAGGCCGCCGGGCAGGCCGGGTGCTTGCTTGGGGCCGTGCAGGTTCTGCCGCGCCAGCAGGGCCGTGGCGAAGAGAGCGAGTTCCGCGGCGGCGAACATCGCGGTGCGCTCGGTCGTGCCGCTCATGTCGAGGTAGTCGGCGGCGAACCTCCAGCTGGTGTCGGCGCTGTAGGCGGTACATCCGACCGCGGCCAGTGCGGCGACCCTGACCGCGGGCGTTCCAGGCTGTCGCTTGGCGTGGTTTCGGGGAGCGCGTCGGTAGATCAGACAGCTGACCAGCAGCACCGTGCAGGTGGCCAGGAGAGCGGCGAGCGCGATAGGTATCGCGTTCCAGTGCCCGAGTGCGGGCATGGCAAGTTCCGTCATGCAGGGGTCTCCAAAGGGCCCGCCGCGCCGTGTGGGCAGGCGTGGGCGCGGACGAGCGGTGTGGTGAAGGTGAGCTGGTGCGGGGCGGCGCCGTGCGGTCAGGCGGAGAGCTGGCGTCTGCGGTCGGCGCCGGTGAGGACGACGGTGCTGGTCATCTCGGCGAGACGGGAGGCGACGCGGTCGCCGACGGCGTCGCGGAGCGCGGCGGTCGGTAGATTGGTCGTGAGGAGGGTGGGGAGCAGGTCGGTGTAGCGGCGGTTGATCAGCCGGTACGTGATCTCCTCGGTCCACTCCGACTGCTTGGCTGCGCCGAGGTCGTCCAGGATCAGCAGCGGGCAGGTGCTGAGGGCGGCGAGGTCGCGCTCGGCGTCGTGGCCGGGGCGTGGGCGCAAGCGGGCGTACAGGTCGGCTGTGGTGGCTGCCTCCCACCGCAGCCGTACCCCGGCGGTCAGCAGCGAGCGCACCGCGCCGTACGCCTGGTGCGTCTTGCCGGTGCCGGTGGGCCCGGCGATCAGAAGGGACGGTCCCAGTGCGATACCCCGGGTGCCGCTCGGTCCGGGCCGTGCGGCGAGCGCCACCTCGTCGACCCAGGCGGCAACCTGCTGGTGGCCGGCGAGCGCGTGGCGGTAACGGGGCGGGATGCGGGCCGCAGCCAGTTCCAGCGCGGTCACCCGTTCCGAAGGGGCCTCGGCAGGTGACGTAGTGGGATCGATGCCCCGTTCGGCGAGGATGGTGCCGAGGCGGGCGGCGAGGGTGTTCATGCGCTGCGGCTCGCGACTGGTGGTGGCTGTGGTCACAGCTGACCCCCGTAGGCCGCCTCGACGTCAGCGGGCGCCGGGTTGGTCCATGCTCGGTGCGGGGCGGCAGCTGCCCGTGGAGCGTTCATGGCCTCGTCGACCAGGCTCGGCAGCAGCCCAGCGGACAGCCCCTTGGTACGCATGCGGTCCATCCCGGCCCTGATGTGGTCGGGGGACAACCCCTCGCCGAGCAGTTTGCTGACCACCTTGCCGAGGCGGCCGAGGACGTCGCTGGGCGGGCGGTGTTGGCATGCGGCGACGTGCTCGGCGACCAGGTCCTTGGCCGAGACCGAACCCGAGACGGCAGGGGGCGTGGGGGCGCTTGCGCTCCCCACCGGAGGTGATCCTAGATCCAGGATCCTAGGTCCTAGATCCGGACCCTGAGTCCTCACCGCAGTCTCCCAGCGTTGTGGTGAGGGCTCACTGAAATTGCTCTGACCTGCGGTTTTCCGGTTCACGGAGGGCTCGCTGTATCCGCGTGACGCATCAGGGCGTCCACCGTGAGGGCTCACGGCCTGTTCATGGAGGGCTCCGTGAACAGGCGAGGCCGCCTCGTCCGACCGGCTGCCCTGGTGGCGCGGGCAGGCCGGGCAGCGGCTGCCGCTGGGCCGGTTGATCTTCTGGTGACGGGCCCAGGTGACGATGTGCAGGTACCGCTTGCCGTCGTCGCCTTCGTACCGGCAGATCAGTCCCGCACTGTCGAGCTGCGTGAGGTCGTCCTCGACCTCCAGCGGGCCGTGCTCGGGGCGCAGGGACCACAGGGCGCCGGCGATGACGGCGGCCTGGTCGCGGAAGCGACCGTGGTCGTCCGCCTGCGTAAGCAGGCCGAAGAAGGTCCGCTCGGCATGGACGCTCACCGCGGCGAGCGACTCGGAGATGAAGGCTTCCGGCTTGATGGTGCGTATCCGCGCCATGTCTATCGCCCCGCCTTCGTGGGCCGAGCGGGCGAGTTCGGCGACGGGGATGCGACTACGGCCACGAAGGCAGTAGCTTGTTGGGGCATGCACAGTTCCTCACCCGGTGGCGTTATGACCGCCACCGTCTTGATCGTTCAGGTACGGGCGATATCGGTAGGGACTTCTTGGCCCCCGGCGTTGGCCCGCCGGGGGCTTTTTCATGTGCTCGGAACCGCAGGGGTTTCCGGGCGCATGGCCAAGACAGCCACATCTTCCCCGCACAAGTCCAGCATTCCGCCGGGAAAGCAAACAGCTGTCGGCGAACGTGTCGTGCGCGGCTTCCTTAAAACGGTAGACCCGAATCGCCGGTTGACCAAGAAGTTGCATAAATCGGGCAGTTGGCCGGTGAACCGTGGTTGGCGCTGGTGAGCGCGCGATGCAATATGCCCACGTCGAGCACCACGTAGGTGCTACCAGCATGAGGGCATCAGGTGATTTGGTCATCCGCCAATTCCGGTCTATGTTGCGCCGCTCGCAAGGAGCCTGGGGACCAGATCTGACAAAAAAGATGCGCAACATAGCAGCACATCGCCGGTTACCTAAACCGGCAATGCAGAGCTACAACTGACCCATGCCAGAGAGCCCCTTGGGAATTGGTCCGGCCGGCGTGCTGACAGCCCGCGCCATTACCCGTGCCCGCACAGCGCGCGGATTCGCCCAGCGCCAGCTGGCCGAACGGGTCACCGCGCTCGGCCGGCCCATGACCATCACGATGCTGTCCCGCATCGAATGCAGACAGCGCCGCTGCGATG
It encodes the following:
- the tyrS gene encoding tyrosine--tRNA ligase yields the protein MSRLRESVTSVMHILDGADLGADYAVSQLLDETTARRSLDLSDLSPQEQAALVEGRAINLIPSAAVLAEKIEAARSEGRQFVIKYGIDPTSPDVHLGHAVPIIIASRLQRMGHHVVFIIGDVTAKIGDPSGRSSERPALTDEDIARNLSTYQQQVTPFIDFERADLRFNGEWLNKVSLPQLVEILARVPVSMSLQREDFRTRLAEGQGLSIAEFVYSVVMAMDSVAITADVELGGVDQLLNLQMCRKVMEISEQTPEVVITTPLIEGTDGTGSKMSKSKGNYVGLTATPDDVYGRLMSIPDHLTEPYLQLLTEWTDDEIRVVTKRLEDGTAHPMAVKRILAGEVVAALHGPHVAAAARAEFTARFSKRSFGDTQNLPVVSLKEHSEDTLGALISRTLDFAPSISAVRRVAQQKGLRLIREADGEQQTTQLTEASVQQALGAVVSEVGALDGAALYLKVGRKVARIEA
- a CDS encoding NUDIX hydrolase, whose protein sequence is MTQLNARQRPGIAAAIVVHEGRVLMVRRRVNEGQLSWQFPAGEVEPGETREGAAVRETREETGLTVSAAKLLGERVHPKTGRLMSYTACDVLSGTAYVADTEELAELAWVAHGEIVQYVPYGLFEPVQAYLDAALL
- a CDS encoding nucleotidyltransferase domain-containing protein; the protein is MDAIDAARAVIKEHHPDARAAFLGGSVVTDRRTAMSDLDIVVLLHGPPAPYRASVQHGEWPVEMFVHTEATWHAFVEREVRKRRSPLLWMCADGILLFDHDGVGAYIAAEARKLTAAGPPKVSTEEIDGCRYAITDLLDDLAGSTDQSERLFIGTELVRRTGELALAFGGSWNGGGKWLARRLETTAPGLSMRLHDGLREVLEGRIESLVAAVDEVLEQAGGRLWVGYKRGGTP
- a CDS encoding FAD-dependent oxidoreductase — translated: MNAGERVVVVGAGVAGLTSAVVLAEAGALVRVIAEQVPGATSLAAGAMWGPYLVEPKDKVDRWGQRSLEVFRELAEDRATGVRLTSGIEASRTAESPPDWATTLPGFRPCEPTELPTGFTAGYRFTVPLIDMPAYLDYLLRRLHAAGGTVEQRCLASFADVGPATVIVNCTGMGARGLVLDPELRPIRGQHVVVTNPGLTEFFSEDTGTSPDLLCFYPHGETVVLGGTAIDGEGSLAPDGKAAAGILARCVKVEPRLARARVLEHRIGARPTRSTVRVEAERGEGDALVVHNYGHGGAGVTLSWGCAEEVRDLLAPK
- a CDS encoding carph-isopro domain-containing protein; this encodes MAQQAGGPNAVLSGCLDELGWSPKALARKLNRVFGAGTVAESAPYHWRDGGSLPRSPLPMMAAYVLSQELGRAISVAELWQGRAGDSSALVPADTDLARPWTVQGMEAIVEDWVMGGLVDRRRFLAISGAGLLAIVAQYLDGTAGRGQYAPRIAPSNGADPLVDQVEQHLPMLQLLDDEHGGARHLPYVGAQFRAVGLLIHDGGHSPVVTSRLIRALAEIGQLAGWMAFDAADHGLAQRYFATALRAAHQANDLPLCAHILGDLSFQAASRGHPADAIALGEAARRASEAAPPAARASVLSRLAYAYAAAGRDNDFAHTRGSARELIASRDGSQEEPRWMYFLTDNHLDCQAGYGFIQMGRARQKADGSTKARRFLAQGTEMLRSGAYDVPRGDPSQRRAMFEGAWLALGHSAHGDLEAACEIGQIAADRLGVVCSPRSAALLHQLAADLRRRQRNPHVRSFLPVLEDALARHAPSSPPGR
- a CDS encoding DUF317 domain-containing protein — translated: MEALLNPRYPFDPSFAAGALPAYWVSPRHLAGDDGRLCDVVADSLAGLGWTSLTAVRGRRDFDELGDHHVVRSTVLHISPDALRWAQWVLADEPFHLGGLPVAWQVSARSDTTSSLADWSAYFTPGVPGEAITEFLLALDQCSQPTTLYDGPELVLATAAGNGWLRDADQPHAAAMHPTFTARLSLGEVPPLIQDADPSALTAEGDGQVAMGWQAWAEPAMGAPYLWAASFSASVPHRLVAAFAFSLSSTAPVLRRVLPESTRDQILCAPAN